A section of the Scleropages formosus chromosome 12, fSclFor1.1, whole genome shotgun sequence genome encodes:
- the b3galt1b gene encoding beta-1,3-galactosyltransferase 1: protein MPSKVSCLYVLTVVCWASALWYLSISRPSSSYVGQLSVPIRKTVKPKNLTYSNIRTRPLNPHAFEFVINEPKKCEADVPFLVILISTTHKEFDARQAIRETWGDESVLSDVRIITLFLLGRNTDAVLNRMVEQESQIFHDIVVEDFIDSYHNLTLKTLMGMRWVATYCPKAKYVMKADSDIFVNMDNLVYKLLKPTTKPRRRYFTGYVINGGPIRDMRSKWYMPRDLYPESKYPPFCSGTGYVFSADVAELIYKTSLHTRLLHLEDVYVGLCLRKLGIHPFQNSGFNHWKMAYSLCRYRRVITVHQISPDEMHRVWNDMSSKKHLRC, encoded by the coding sequence ATGCCTTCAAAGGTTTCTTGCTTATATGTTTTGACAGTTGTCTGCTGGGCAAGTGCTCTCTGGTACTTGAGTATATCACGGCCATCATCATCCTATGTCGGGCAGCTTTCAGTGCCTATACGAAAAACAGTGAAACCCAAGAACTTAACTTACAGCAACATCCGGACCCGCCCCTTGAACCCGCACGCTTTTGAATTTGTTATCAACGAGCCGAAGAAGTGTGAGGCAGATGTGCCATTCCTTGTCATCCTCATCAGTACCACCCACAAGGAGTTTGACGCACGGCAGGCCATCCGAGAGACCTGGGGTGACGAGAGTGTCCTGAGTGACGTCCGCATCATTACGCTCTTCCTGTTGGGCAGGAACACCGATGCTGTCCTCAACCGGATGGTGGAGCAGGAGAGCCAGATCTTCCACGACATTGTGGTGGAGGACTTCATTGACTCCTACCACAACCTCACCCTCAAGACCCTCATGGGCATGCGCTGGGTGGCCACCTACTGCCCCAAGGCCAAGTATGTCATGAAGGCAGATAGCGACATTTTTGTGAACATGGACAACCTTGTCTACAAGCTCCTGAAGCCCACCACAAAGCCCAGGAGGAGGTACTTCACAGGCTATGTGATAAATGGGGGCCCTATCAGGGACATGCGTAGCAAGTGGTACATGCCCCGGGACCTGTATCCTGAGAGTAAGTACCCCCCGTTCTGCTCAGGAACAGGCTACGTGTTCTCAGCCGACGTGGCGGAGCTCATCTACAAGACATCTCTTCACACGCGgctgctgcacctggaggaCGTGTATGTTGGGTTATGCCTTCGCAAGCTGGGCATTCACCCCTTCCAGAacagtggctttaaccactgGAAGATGGCCTACAGCCTCTGCCGCTACCGCCGGGTCATCACTGTGCATCAGATCTCTCCAGACGAAATGCACAGGGTCTGGAATGACATGTCCAGCAAAAAGCACCTCAGATGTTAG